The Cervus elaphus chromosome 12, mCerEla1.1, whole genome shotgun sequence genome includes a region encoding these proteins:
- the DISP2 gene encoding protein dispatched homolog 2 isoform X2: MPKSYSQLIAECPVAVLLLCLAFILLCTLAGLLGGQLPDFSKPLLGFEPRDTDIGRKLVVWRALQALTGPKKLLSLSPDLELNSSNPHTTLSPATPWSSAQEELVRPRRMVESLEDRGQESFFCGPPEKSYAQLVFMSTSAGSLWNLHAIHSMCRMEHDQIRSHPSFGALCQRTAANECCPSWSLGNYVAVLSNRSSCLDITQADTTRTLALLRACALYYHRGALVPSCLGPGKDKPPRCTQVPTKCSQSSAVYQLLHFLLDRDFLSPQTADYQVPSLKYSLLFLPTLKGASMMGIYLDRLAMPWGLSDNYTSVTGMDLGLKQELLRHYLAQDTVYPLLALAAIFLSIALYLRSLFLTLMVLLGVLGSLLVAFFLYRVAFRMAYFPFVNLAALVLLSSVCANHTLIFFDLWRLSKSQLPSGGLAQRVGRTMHHFGYLLLVSGLTTGAAFYASYLSRLPAVRCFALYMGTAVLAHLALTLAWLPSSAVLHERYLARGCASQARGPWAGSAPRRLALALHRRLRGLRRAASSTSRLLFQRLLPCGVIKFRYIWICWFAALAAGGAYIAGVSPRLRLPTLPPPRGQVFRPSHPFERFDAEYRQQFLFERLPQGEGGHMPVVLVWGILPVDTGDPLDPRSNSSLVSDPAFSASGPEAQRWLLALCRGARNQSFFGAQPEGWPTLCFVEALQRWMESPGCARLGPGLCCGHSGFPWAPQLFLHCLKMMALEQGPESPRDLGARFNTQGGLAALVLQFQTNFPYSPDYSQAHHFYTEVNHWLAAELGRAPPGLRRGWFTSRLELYSLQHSLSTEPAVVLGLALALAFATLLLGTWNVPLSLFSVAAVAGTVLLTVGLLVLLEWQLNTAEALFLSASVGLSVDFTVNYCISYHLCPHPDRLSRVAFSLRQSSCATAVGAAALFAAGVLMLPATVLLYRKLGIVLMMVKCVSCGFASFFFQSLCCFFGPEKNCGQILWPCAHLPWDAGTGEPGGEKAGRPRPGPVGGVPGSCSEQYELQPLARRRSPSFDTSTATSKLSHRPSVLSEDLQLHDGPYCSRPPPGPASPRELFLDHQAVFSQCPALQTSSPYKQAGPSPKTQARQGSPGKKAELVQASLEAPAHPPRPKPQVVEPPDCLCSSASTLEGLSVSDETCLSTSEPSARVPDSVGASPEDLDETEQTVPERGQLNEKRDTLWLALKETVYDPSLPASHQSSSSWKGRGGPGDGSPVVLPNSQPDLPDVWVRRPSTHTSGYSS, from the exons ATGCCAAAGAG cTATTCCCAGCTGATTGCGGAGTGCCCAGTGGCCGTGCTGCTGCTGTGTCTGGCTTTCATCCTCCTCTGCACCCTGGCTGGACTGCTGGGGGGCCAGCTACCTGATTTCTCCAAGCCCTTACTG GGCTTTGAGCCTCGGGACACGGACATTGGGCGCAAGCTAGTGGTCTGGAGAGCACTGCAGGCCCTCACAGGCCCCAAGAAGCTGCTTTCCCTTTCCCCAGACCTTGAGCTGAACAG CTCAAACCCCCACACCACTCTGAGCCCCGCCACACCCTGGAGCAGTGCCCAAGAGGAGTTGGTCCGGCCTCGAAGGATGGTGGAGTCCTTGGAGGACAGAGGGCAGGAGAGCTTCTTCTGTGGCCCCCCTG AGAAGAGCTATGCACAGCTGGTGTTCATGTCCACCTCAGCGGGCAGCCTCTGGAATCTGCACGCCATTCATTCTATGTGTCGCATGGAACATGACCAG ATCCGCTCCCATCCCAGCTTTGGGGCTCTGTGCCAGCGTACGGCAGCCAACGAGTGCTGCCCAAGTTGGTCCCTGGGCAACTACGTGGCTGTGCTCTCCAATCGCTCCTCCTGCCTAGACATTACTCAAGCTGACACAACCCGCACGCTGGCCCTGCTGCGGGCCTGTGCCCTCTACTATCACCGTGGTGCCCTGGTGCCCTCCTGTCTGGGACCCGGAAAGGACAAGCCCCCACGCTGTACCCAGGTTCCCACCAAGTGCTCCCAGAGCAGTGCTGTCTACCAACTCCTGCACTTCCTGCTGGACAGGGACTTTCTGAGTCCCCAAACTGCTGACTACCAGGTGCCCTCCCTCAAGTACAGCCTGCTCTTCCTGCCCACCCTGAAGGGTGCCTCCATGATGGGCATCTACCTGGACCGCCTCGCTATGCCCTGGGGGCTCTCCGACAACTACACATCCGTCACCGGCATGGATCTGGGCCTCAAGCAGGAACTGCTGAGACACTACCTGGCCCAGGACACGGTGTACCCCTTGCTGGCCCTGGCTGCCATTTTCCTCAGCATCGCTCTCTACCTGCGCTCGCTCTTCCTCACGCTCATGGTGCTGCTGGGGGTGCTGGGCTCCCTGCTGGTTGCCTTTTTTCTCTACCGAGTGGCCTTCCGGATGGCCTACTTCCCCTTCGTCAATCTGGCAGCCCTCGTCCTGCTGAGCAGCGTCTGTGCGAACCACACCCTCATCTTCTTCGACCTCTGGCGCCTCAGCAAGAGCCAGCTGCCGTCCGGGGGGCTGGCGCAGCGCGTGGGCCGCACCATGCACCACTTCGGCTACCTGCTGCTGGTCTCGGGCCTCACCACGGGCGCGGCCTTCTACGCCAGCTACCTGAGCCGCCTCCCGGCCGTGCGCTGTTTCGCGCTCTATATGGGAACGGCTGTGCTGGCGCACCTGGCGCTCACGCTGGCCTGGCTGCCTTCCTCCGCGGTGCTCCACGAGCGTTACCTGGCGCGCGGCTGTGCGTCCCAGGCGCGTGGCCCGTGGGCCGGCAGCGCGCCCCGGCGACTGGCACTGGCCCTCCACCGACGGCTCCGCGGCCTCCGGAGGGCGGCCTCCAGCACCTCGCGCCTGCTCTTCCAGCGCCTCCTGCCCTGCGGCGTCATCAAGTTCCGTTACATCTGGATCTGCTGGTTCGCCGCGCTGGCGGCTGGGGGCGCCTACATCGCCGGTGTCAGCCCCCGCCTGCGGCTGCCCACGCTGCCGCCGCCCCGCGGCCAGGTCTTCCGGCCCAGCCACCCCTTCGAGCGCTTCGACGCCGAGTACCGTCAGCAGTTTCTGTTTGAGCGGCTGCCTCAGGGCGAGGGCGGCCACATGCCCGTGGTCTTGGTGTGGGGCATCCTGCCCGTGGACACGGGCGACCCCCTGGACCCTCGCAGCAACAGCTCGCTGGTGAGCGACCCTGCCTTCTCAGCCAGCGGTCCTGAGGCCCAGCGCTGGCTGCTGGCCCTCTGCCGCGGAGCTCGGAATCAAAGCTTCTTCGGGGCCCAGCCGGAGGGCTGGCCCACATTGTGCTTCGTGGAGGCTCTCCAGCGCTGGATGGAGAGCCCCGGCTGTGCCCGCCTGGGGCCGGGCCTCTGCTGTGGCCACTCGGGCTTCCCCTGGGCCCCGCAGCTTTTCCTGCACTGCCTCAAGATGATGGCTCTGGAGCAAGGCCCCGAGAGCCCCCGGGACCTGGGAGCCCGCTTCAATACCCAGGGCGGCTTGGCTGCCCTGGTCCTGCAGTTCCAGACCAACTTCCCCTACAGTCCAGACTACAGCCAGGCTCACCACTTCTACACTGAGGTCAACCACTGGCTGGCCGCAGAGCTGGGCAGGGCACCCCCTGGCCTGCGCCGGGGTTGGTTCACCAGCCGTCTGGAGCTGTACAGCCTGCAGCACAGCCTGAGCACCGAGCCTGCAGTGGTGCTGGGCCTGGCGCTGGCGCTGGCCTTTGCCACACTGCTGCTGGGCACCTGGAATGTTCCCCTTAGCCTGTTCTCAGTGGCGGCAGTGGCAGGCACTGTGCTGCTCACCGTGGGGCTCCTGGTTCTGCTCGAGTGGCAGCTCAACACTGCCGAGgccctctttctctctgcctcgGTGGGCCTGTCCGTGGACTTCACTGTCAACTACTGCATCTCCTATCACCTGTGCCCGCACCCTGACCGCCTGAGTCGCGTGGCCTTCTCGCTGCGCCAGAGCAGCTGCGCCACGGCGGTGGGGGCCGCGGCCCTGTTTGCAGCCGGCGTCCTCATGCTCCCGGCCACGGTGCTGCTCTATCGCAAGCTGGGCATCGTCCTCATGATGGTGAAGTGCGTCAGCTGCGGCTTCGCCAGCTTCTTCTTCCAATCTCTCTGCTGCTTCTTCGGACCAGAGAAGAACTGTGGGCAGATCCTCTGGCCTTGTGCACACCTGCCGTGGGATGCCGgcactggggagcctggtggggagaAGGCAGGTCGCCCACGACCAGGGCCGGTGGGAGGGGTGCCCGGGTCCTGCTCAGAGCAGTACGAGCTACAGCCCCTGGCACGACGCCGGAGTCCCAGCTTTGACACCAGTACAGCCACCAGCAAGCTGTCTCACCGGCCCTCCGTGCTCTCTGAAGATCTACAGCTGCACGATGGCCCCTACTGCTCCCGGCCCCCGCCAGGCCCTGCATCCCCAAGGGAGCTgttcctggaccaccaggcagtTTTCAGCCAGTGCCCGGCCCTGCAGACTTCCTCTCCCTACAAGCAAGCTGGACCCAGCCCCAAAACCCAGGCCAGGCAGGGCTCCCCAGGGAAGAAGGCTGAGCTGGTGCAGGCCTCATTAGAAGCCCCAGCCCACCCTCCCAGGCCCAAGCCCCAGGTCGTGGAGCCCCCTGATTGCCTCTGCTCTTCAGCCAGCACCCTGGAGGGGCTCAGCGTCTCTGATGAAACCTGCTTAAGCACCTCTGAGCCCAGTGCCCGCGTTCCAGATTCTGTGGGTGCCTCCCCAGAGGACCTGGATGAGACCGAGCAGACAGTACCTGAACGGGGCCAGCTCAATGAGAAGCGGGACACGCTATGGCTGGCGCTCAAGGAGACTGTTTACGACCCATCTCTGCCTGCCTCACACCAGAGCAGCTCGTCCTGGAAGGGCCGTGGGGGGCCGGGGGATGGCAGCCCTGTGGTGCTGCCCAACAGCCAGCCAGATCTGCCAGATGTTTGGGTCCGCAGGCCCAGCACCCACACTTCAGGCTATAGTAGCTga